Proteins from a single region of Candidatus Polarisedimenticolia bacterium:
- a CDS encoding peroxiredoxin, whose translation MSEAISPLKLGQVVPEFELETYDPAKDDFGKVRLQDQIAAKRWTVLFFYPADFTFVUATEFAALAEQHERFVKMGCDIITVSADTKFVHLAWKKSEKELAGVRYPMASDPTGRIGRMFGVYDEATGLNLRGTFIINPEGKLLNAEVNFYNLGRNIDELMRKFKANIYMARKANEVCPSKWKDDGDKTLVNPGAKMVGKVHEALNS comes from the coding sequence ATGTCGGAAGCGATCAGCCCGCTGAAGCTGGGACAGGTCGTCCCGGAGTTCGAGCTCGAAACCTACGATCCCGCCAAGGATGACTTCGGCAAGGTCCGCCTGCAGGACCAGATCGCCGCGAAGCGATGGACGGTCCTGTTCTTCTACCCCGCCGATTTCACCTTCGTCTGAGCGACCGAATTCGCTGCTCTGGCAGAGCAGCACGAGCGGTTCGTGAAGATGGGGTGCGACATCATCACGGTCAGCGCCGACACCAAGTTCGTCCACCTGGCCTGGAAGAAGAGCGAGAAAGAGCTGGCCGGAGTCCGTTATCCGATGGCCTCCGATCCGACGGGCAGGATCGGCCGGATGTTCGGGGTCTACGACGAGGCGACCGGGCTGAACCTGCGCGGGACCTTCATCATCAATCCCGAGGGGAAGCTCCTGAATGCGGAGGTGAACTTCTACAACCTCGGCCGCAACATCGACGAGCTGATGCGGAAGTTCAAGGCCAACATCTACATGGCCCGCAAGGCCAACGAGGTCTGCCCGTCCAAGTGGAAGGACGACGGGGACAAGACCTTGGTGAACCCCGGCGCCAAGATGGTCGGCAAAGTCCACGAAGCGCTGAATTCCTGA
- the mmsA gene encoding CoA-acylating methylmalonate-semialdehyde dehydrogenase, whose amino-acid sequence MAVRKLRNYVNGEWVEPSGPDWLDVENPSTGAVIAQVPLSRAADADAAIAAAHKAFPAWASTPVDKRVAPLFRLAAMIRDNREAIARQITEENGKSLPDARAEVDRTLENVETACGMPVMQQGDKLVGAAPGIDGEVIRLPMGVFAMIAPFNFPGMVPFWFVPYALASGNTYVVKPSKQVPVTMQLLAGYIDACGFPKGVFNLVNGDRVVAEAFMAHPDVRGVSVVGSTPTARIVASTCARNNKRFQAMGGAKNHLVVMPDAKMDDVIRNMVTSGYGCAGQRCMASSAIVCVGDKTYRDVADRFVRASREVIVANPLDPKVADQAMVMGPVISAKAKDFILKMIDAGVREGAALALDGRGVKVPGCEKGHFIGTTVFTGVKPGMTIHRTEIFGPVQVILAASTLDEAIRIVNDHEYGNGASIYTQNGYYARKFKLEAQVGMVGVNVGIPAPVAYLPFGGMKSSQFADIKAQGRAVVHFFTQDKIVTERYWPEA is encoded by the coding sequence ATGGCGGTCCGGAAGCTGCGCAACTACGTGAACGGCGAGTGGGTCGAGCCGTCCGGCCCCGACTGGCTCGACGTCGAGAACCCGTCCACCGGCGCCGTCATCGCCCAGGTCCCCCTGTCCCGCGCGGCGGACGCCGACGCCGCCATCGCCGCCGCCCACAAGGCGTTTCCGGCCTGGGCCTCAACACCGGTCGACAAGCGCGTGGCCCCCCTGTTCCGCCTGGCGGCCATGATCCGCGACAACCGGGAGGCGATCGCGCGCCAGATCACCGAGGAGAACGGCAAGTCGCTTCCCGACGCCCGCGCCGAGGTCGACCGCACGCTCGAGAACGTGGAGACCGCCTGCGGCATGCCGGTCATGCAGCAGGGGGACAAGCTGGTCGGCGCCGCGCCGGGCATCGACGGCGAGGTGATCCGCCTGCCGATGGGCGTGTTCGCCATGATCGCGCCGTTCAATTTCCCCGGCATGGTCCCCTTCTGGTTCGTCCCCTACGCGCTGGCGAGCGGAAACACTTACGTGGTCAAGCCCTCGAAGCAGGTCCCCGTCACCATGCAGCTGCTCGCCGGCTACATCGACGCCTGCGGCTTTCCGAAGGGCGTGTTCAACCTGGTGAACGGCGACCGCGTCGTGGCGGAGGCCTTCATGGCCCATCCCGACGTGCGCGGCGTGTCGGTCGTCGGCTCGACCCCCACGGCCCGCATCGTCGCCTCGACCTGCGCCCGGAACAACAAGCGCTTCCAGGCGATGGGGGGCGCCAAGAACCACCTCGTGGTGATGCCCGACGCCAAGATGGACGACGTCATCCGCAACATGGTCACCTCGGGGTACGGCTGCGCCGGGCAGCGCTGCATGGCCTCCTCGGCCATCGTCTGCGTCGGCGACAAGACCTATCGCGACGTCGCCGACCGGTTCGTGCGCGCCTCGCGCGAGGTGATCGTCGCCAACCCGCTCGACCCGAAGGTCGCCGACCAGGCGATGGTGATGGGGCCGGTGATCTCCGCCAAGGCGAAGGATTTCATCCTCAAGATGATCGACGCCGGCGTCCGCGAGGGGGCGGCTCTCGCCCTCGACGGCCGGGGCGTCAAGGTGCCCGGTTGCGAGAAGGGGCACTTCATCGGCACGACGGTGTTCACCGGCGTCAAGCCGGGCATGACAATCCACCGGACCGAGATCTTCGGGCCGGTGCAGGTGATCCTCGCGGCCTCGACCCTCGACGAGGCCATCCGGATCGTCAACGACCACGAGTACGGCAACGGCGCGTCGATCTACACCCAGAACGGCTACTACGCGCGCAAGTTCAAGCTCGAGGCGCAGGTGGGAATGGTCGGCGTCAACGTCGGCATCCCCGCCCCGGTCGCCTACCTGCCGTTCGGCGGCATGAAATCGTCGCAGTTCGCCGACATCAAGGCGCAGGGCAGGGCGGTCGTCCACTTCTTCACGCAGGACAAGATCGTCACCGAGCGCTACTGGCCGGAGGCCTGA
- a CDS encoding radical SAM protein: MTRLVAEDRDDLDGVRGLSKPARDALLQGSRTSRLEVLDRRRSAVDPFVKYLFRSAGETFEAVRIPLLQPRWSVCVSSQAGCALACAFCETGRLGFTRDLEAWEIVEQVLTVRREGPERPVTSVVFQGQGEPFQNYDQVIQAARILQHPCGGRIRGRNITISTVGILPMIERYTAEEHPFRLILSLTSAFDDRRAGLVPSGRRYGVAALAAAMRRHAAKAGDRVNLAWVLMSGVNTGEDEAEELARLFRGAAVRLSIIDVNDPTGTFPRAGDAERGAFLTALGRRGIGFVRRYSGGPDIHAACGMLASSARGGREASGAVEWPLIQQ; encoded by the coding sequence GTGACGCGCCTGGTCGCCGAGGACCGCGACGACCTGGACGGCGTACGCGGCCTGTCCAAGCCGGCCAGGGACGCCCTCCTTCAAGGAAGCCGCACCTCGCGGCTCGAGGTCCTCGACCGCCGCCGCAGCGCGGTCGACCCCTTCGTCAAGTACCTGTTCCGGTCCGCCGGCGAGACGTTCGAGGCGGTCCGGATCCCCCTGCTCCAGCCGCGCTGGAGCGTCTGCGTCTCGAGCCAGGCCGGCTGCGCCCTGGCCTGCGCCTTCTGCGAGACCGGGCGGCTCGGCTTCACGCGCGATCTCGAGGCCTGGGAGATCGTCGAGCAGGTGCTGACGGTCAGGCGCGAGGGCCCCGAGCGGCCGGTCACGAGCGTCGTCTTTCAGGGGCAGGGGGAGCCGTTCCAGAACTACGACCAGGTCATCCAGGCGGCGCGGATCCTGCAGCACCCCTGCGGCGGCCGGATCCGGGGAAGGAACATCACCATCTCCACGGTCGGGATCCTGCCGATGATCGAGCGCTACACCGCCGAGGAGCACCCGTTCAGGCTGATCCTGTCGCTGACCTCGGCGTTCGACGACAGGCGGGCGGGGCTCGTCCCCTCGGGCCGGCGGTACGGCGTGGCCGCGCTCGCCGCCGCCATGCGCCGGCACGCCGCGAAGGCGGGGGACCGGGTCAACCTGGCCTGGGTCCTCATGTCGGGCGTCAACACCGGCGAGGACGAGGCGGAGGAGCTGGCGCGCCTGTTCCGGGGCGCCGCCGTGCGGCTGTCGATCATCGACGTGAACGATCCGACCGGGACGTTCCCGAGGGCCGGGGACGCCGAGCGCGGGGCGTTCCTGACCGCCCTCGGCCGGAGGGGGATCGGCTTCGTCAGGCGCTACTCCGGCGGACCGGACATCCACGCCGCCTGTGGCATGCTCGCCTCGAGCGCCCGCGGGGGCCGGGAGGCTTCAGGTGCTGTAGAATGGCCTCTCATCCAGCAGTGA
- the rocD gene encoding ornithine--oxo-acid transaminase, with amino-acid sequence MTPSSKTTTAQGQGRKLIELAETWSAHNYHPLPVVLTRGEGVWVYDPDGNRYMDMLSAYSALNHGHRHPRIVKALKDQADRITLTSRAFHNELMGPLCETICRLAGLEMALMMNSGAEAVETAIKTARKWGYKVKKVPKDQAEIIVCENNFHGRTTTIVGFSSEDQYREDFGPFTPGFRLIPYGDLQALERAVGPNTIGFLVEPIQGEAGILMPPEGYLGKAAEICRKNDVLLIADEIQTGFGRTGRMFCYEHDGVSPDLVIVGKALGGGMLPVSAVLGKRATLGLFRPGDHGSTFGANPLACAVAMAALDVLVDEGLVERSAQMGGYFMERLRAIRTDKVKEVRGRGLLIGVEIKEEHGTARPYCEKLMELGMLAKETHHQVIRFAPPLVITREEVDWALERIAKVLA; translated from the coding sequence ATGACCCCATCATCCAAGACCACCACGGCCCAGGGACAGGGCCGCAAGCTCATCGAGCTCGCCGAGACCTGGAGCGCCCACAACTACCATCCGCTGCCTGTCGTCCTGACCCGGGGCGAGGGGGTGTGGGTGTACGACCCGGACGGGAACCGGTACATGGACATGTTGTCGGCGTACTCGGCGCTCAACCACGGGCATCGGCATCCCCGCATCGTGAAGGCGCTGAAGGACCAGGCGGACCGGATCACCCTGACGTCGCGCGCCTTCCACAACGAGCTGATGGGCCCGCTGTGCGAGACGATCTGCCGGCTGGCGGGGCTCGAGATGGCGCTCATGATGAACAGCGGCGCCGAGGCGGTCGAGACGGCGATCAAGACGGCCCGGAAGTGGGGCTACAAGGTCAAGAAGGTCCCGAAGGACCAGGCCGAGATCATCGTCTGCGAGAACAACTTCCACGGCCGCACCACGACGATCGTCGGGTTCTCTTCGGAGGACCAGTACCGGGAGGACTTCGGGCCGTTCACCCCCGGCTTCCGGCTCATCCCGTACGGCGACCTCCAGGCGCTGGAGCGGGCGGTCGGCCCGAACACGATCGGCTTCCTGGTCGAGCCGATCCAGGGGGAGGCCGGGATCCTGATGCCGCCCGAGGGGTACCTGGGGAAGGCGGCGGAGATCTGCCGGAAGAACGACGTCCTCCTGATCGCCGACGAGATCCAGACCGGCTTCGGGCGGACCGGCCGGATGTTCTGCTACGAGCACGACGGCGTGAGCCCGGACCTGGTCATCGTCGGCAAGGCGCTCGGCGGCGGGATGCTGCCGGTCTCGGCGGTCCTGGGGAAGCGCGCCACGCTCGGCCTCTTCCGCCCCGGCGATCACGGCTCGACCTTCGGCGCCAACCCGCTCGCGTGCGCCGTGGCGATGGCCGCCCTCGACGTCCTGGTCGATGAGGGCCTCGTCGAGCGCTCGGCGCAGATGGGGGGCTACTTCATGGAGCGGCTGCGCGCGATCCGCACCGACAAGGTGAAGGAGGTCCGCGGCCGGGGGCTCCTGATCGGCGTCGAGATCAAAGAAGAGCACGGCACGGCGCGCCCCTACTGTGAAAAACTGATGGAGCTGGGCATGCTGGCCAAGGAGACCCACCACCAGGTCATCCGCTTCGCCCCACCCCTCGTGATCACCCGCGAGGAGGTCGACTGGGCGCTGGAGCGGATCGCGAAGGTGCTCGCCTGA
- a CDS encoding ornithine cyclodeaminase family protein, with product MPDILYLSRGDVEAARVPMKAIIERLEAAFREKGQGRVEMPPKPGIHPGPRGSDNFIHAMPASIPALGAAGVKWVSGFPGNQKLGLPYISGLLILNDPETGLPKAMMDATWITAMRTGAATAVAAKHLARPGASTFGILGCGVQARTNLEAVAAVLPSLQEVRAYDIHPDRVAQYCEEMTKAHPTIRFRPVGTPRDAVRDTDVVVTAGPILTRPTPAIEPGWLSEGALGVPLDYDSYWKPEAMAAVDRFYTDDIPQLLHTREGGVYFRGIPDVYADLGEVVAGLKDARRQDRERLLCMNLGLAIEDMATAPLVLERAVAGGLGTRLPL from the coding sequence ATGCCCGACATCCTGTACCTGTCGCGCGGCGACGTCGAGGCGGCGCGCGTGCCGATGAAGGCGATCATCGAGCGCCTCGAGGCCGCCTTCCGCGAGAAGGGGCAGGGGCGTGTCGAGATGCCTCCCAAGCCGGGGATCCACCCCGGCCCTCGCGGGAGCGACAACTTCATCCACGCCATGCCCGCCTCGATCCCGGCCCTGGGGGCCGCCGGCGTGAAGTGGGTCAGCGGCTTCCCCGGGAACCAGAAGCTCGGGCTTCCTTATATATCGGGCCTGCTCATTCTGAACGACCCGGAGACTGGCCTGCCGAAGGCGATGATGGACGCGACCTGGATCACGGCGATGCGCACCGGCGCCGCCACCGCCGTGGCCGCGAAGCACCTGGCGCGCCCCGGCGCCTCGACCTTCGGCATCCTCGGCTGCGGCGTGCAGGCGCGCACCAACCTCGAGGCGGTGGCCGCGGTGCTGCCGTCCCTGCAGGAGGTCCGCGCCTACGACATCCACCCCGACAGGGTCGCGCAGTACTGCGAGGAGATGACGAAGGCGCATCCGACGATCCGCTTCCGGCCCGTCGGCACGCCGCGCGACGCCGTGCGCGACACCGACGTGGTCGTCACCGCCGGCCCGATCCTGACGCGCCCGACCCCGGCCATCGAGCCGGGGTGGCTCTCGGAAGGGGCGCTGGGCGTCCCGCTCGACTACGATTCGTACTGGAAGCCCGAGGCGATGGCCGCCGTCGACCGCTTCTACACCGACGACATCCCCCAGCTTCTTCACACCCGCGAAGGGGGCGTCTACTTCCGCGGCATCCCGGACGTCTACGCCGACCTCGGCGAGGTCGTCGCCGGCCTCAAGGACGCCCGCCGCCAGGACCGCGAGCGCCTGCTGTGCATGAACCTCGGCCTCGCCATCGAGGACATGGCGACCGCGCCTCTCGTGCTCGAGCGGGCCGTGGCGGGGGGGCTGGGGACGCGCCTGCCCCTCTAG
- a CDS encoding NAD(P)-dependent alcohol dehydrogenase gives MSETRQTTRGEGAAAAARPYEARAYAATGAGSGLAPTTIRRRAPGPRDVQIDVLFCGVCHSDLHQVRGEWQNTMPTVYPCVPGHEIVGRVSKAGGAVRKFKEGDLAAVGCMVDSCRACPACREGLEQLCENQATFTYNSTDQHLGGVTYGGYSESLVVDEAFALQVSDRLGPAGTAPLLCAGITTYSPLRQWNVRKGQKVGVVGLGGLGHMAVKLAGAFGARVVVFTSSPKKAEDAVRLGAHDVVLSGNAAAMQKHLGSFDFILDTVSAVHDVSAYLELLKRESALTLVGAPETPLPVRAFSLLSGRRRLAGSMIGGIRETQEMLDFCADHGITADVEVISMQTINEAYDRLEKGDVKYRFVVDMSSLKR, from the coding sequence ATGAGCGAGACGAGACAGACCACGCGGGGGGAAGGTGCCGCAGCGGCGGCCAGGCCGTACGAGGCGAGAGCCTATGCCGCCACGGGCGCAGGCTCGGGGCTCGCGCCGACCACCATAAGGCGCCGCGCCCCGGGGCCGCGGGACGTGCAGATCGACGTGCTCTTTTGCGGGGTCTGCCACTCGGATCTGCACCAGGTGCGGGGCGAGTGGCAGAACACGATGCCGACGGTCTATCCGTGCGTCCCGGGCCACGAGATCGTCGGTCGGGTGTCGAAGGCGGGCGGCGCCGTCCGGAAGTTCAAGGAAGGCGACCTGGCGGCGGTGGGCTGCATGGTCGACTCGTGCCGCGCCTGCCCCGCATGCCGGGAAGGGCTGGAGCAGCTCTGCGAAAACCAGGCGACCTTCACCTACAACTCCACGGACCAGCACCTCGGGGGCGTCACCTACGGCGGCTACTCCGAGAGTCTGGTCGTCGACGAGGCCTTCGCGCTTCAGGTATCGGACAGGCTGGGCCCGGCCGGGACGGCGCCCCTCCTGTGTGCGGGCATCACCACCTACTCGCCCCTGAGGCAATGGAACGTCCGCAAGGGGCAGAAGGTCGGTGTCGTGGGCCTCGGCGGGCTGGGGCACATGGCCGTGAAGCTCGCCGGCGCGTTCGGCGCCCGGGTCGTCGTGTTCACCTCCTCGCCCAAAAAGGCGGAGGACGCGGTCCGGCTGGGGGCCCACGACGTGGTGCTCTCCGGGAACGCCGCGGCGATGCAGAAGCATCTCGGCAGCTTCGATTTCATCCTGGACACGGTTTCGGCCGTCCACGACGTGAGCGCCTATCTCGAGCTCCTGAAGCGGGAGAGCGCCCTGACCCTGGTGGGAGCGCCGGAGACTCCGCTGCCGGTGCGTGCGTTCAGTCTGCTGTCCGGCCGGCGCCGGCTCGCGGGCTCGATGATCGGCGGCATCCGGGAGACCCAGGAGATGCTCGACTTCTGCGCCGATCACGGGATCACGGCCGATGTCGAGGTGATATCCATGCAGACGATCAACGAAGCGTACGACCGGCTGGAGAAAGGGGACGTGAAGTACCGCTTCGTCGTCGACATGTCCTCCCTGAAGCGCTGA
- a CDS encoding PadR family transcriptional regulator, giving the protein MFSRELKKGSTELLILSLLETGPRHGYDIGKMIERRSRGKLLLRIASLYPMLCRLESRGLIRGRWLERPGERRRRFYRLTPDGRRVLLQERVTWREFMAAVNRVVGRGHA; this is encoded by the coding sequence ATGTTCAGTCGCGAGCTGAAGAAGGGGAGCACGGAGCTGCTGATCCTGTCGCTGCTCGAGACCGGGCCGCGGCACGGCTACGACATCGGCAAGATGATCGAGCGCCGGTCGCGCGGGAAGCTCCTGCTGCGGATCGCCTCGCTCTATCCGATGTTGTGCCGGCTCGAGAGCCGCGGTCTCATCCGGGGGCGCTGGCTGGAACGGCCCGGAGAGCGGCGCCGCCGGTTCTACCGGCTCACCCCCGACGGCCGGCGCGTCCTCCTGCAGGAGCGGGTGACCTGGAGGGAATTCATGGCGGCGGTCAATCGCGTGGTGGGACGCGGCCATGCCTG